Proteins encoded in a region of the Podospora pseudopauciseta strain CBS 411.78 chromosome 6, whole genome shotgun sequence genome:
- a CDS encoding hypothetical protein (COG:S; EggNog:ENOG503PCKV): MEREAVAKKPSRMKSVRQWLSLRVTQERTKTEAPAELLPNHEPSSQLEVDEGAARATPPETASNKNAAASTETGKEDCKDSKDDGDERGLTTVAQLDNTGAKGESESESEENRPEDDKDDDDAVDKSARDFWKEAWESDELGEAKRALLQGRSGVGKSKDQKPSRANSIELVGLVIENTEAKMVNYKARWGSDNGETSLRNAKSILFSALTFKDLLDNVVKFDPTGYCSAAWAVVSFGLTVKARVSQWMLLQLMLITACLQLALHDKELADSTFKACSYLSHSMALYSRMESNYRERKAKQEKQLEDALVRVYTAILVYAAEVQESSNGRTRTRVKKFILSLAGQPLRDLETKINEEKSALEDWQNQVSRELADEAREEIMEIRTNTEVILKRVDGLAKTASDTYAKATAAELERLCEWLLKRDGGRQDKIRTSLATERAWWLNSGNNHWRPGGDGDRKGKKYHTASDTATGESGDDDDDQGSESGDITTDPETSEDEEAHDRKTLDVVSKTSLEQDADQADEYGDWLFESREYTEWVKYPQSLLWLYGNSGCGKSVLCSSIIRNLKKTFGNDPTKALASWYFRFDHEDTKRMHLLLASLLGQLTIKCKKVPDDGLYETLRDYQGQGQLPDDSMDLFNHLQRFISKADRDIFLVLDGLDHVLDRRGSRKNDIKLLDIILKLIQKEYTNLHVLVVSKYEKDIAQDFENKIRDMLVSVDVEQGLGKVLETFVERKLEDTPVLKGEDSLKGEVKQRLGHYQSSQGSNFHWARSILKQVSACHEPAEVTAELRKLPENIAARYQDALEKVAANSVKRLKDILLWLMNQKRPLSQAELAAVVKLRNAKEVAGICPRVLVETATEDEVDVFRFTHFSVQEYLKDPFSRAPKGQETIRSGNIERLLPPQKHDAHLLITKRCLEILSAFRPTKTNKKKGDAIENTSSSDSDSDRLVSSASGPNRRRVTIDASDHGSDAWRAQDTSPDDSAPDRRAPIKTANRKSIDVPARGYAAEFWFCHYNEIHSNEGQFNAIGSDKGFPARLKELESEICSKLLLDKEKMRAWLDTYDPDGRGNKKPPSAVYYAVKLELNGILTRLVEEISKLHTNLPARRRALDQRGLEGTALQLAAVRGESDIINLLLQQGADVNAEKGPHGTALYAAAAEGHLEVVKSLFQAMKLLHAGTKTGDQADGNLGSPLHVAAFRGHDAVVKLLLEPPGVAVDHLADPFGTALQAACASRKISTIKLLLANDADPNIVAGCFGTAAQAAFAHPRVSLVKGSDEVLEMLRSKNAEWLESPMFWTLAYSRVRSSLDPRPRYNRMNVLDFASTNYETLLKASAPSWLEEEALGEHELLASVVHQWTMPMTTMPDEAFINRRLLARIPFQDQLDAIKRVVPHHENTMDHLRHQDFLSKARFWAGINYVLGRIRELISRCLDRVSRLLRRREHRDNAALSSFQWALPEFDEPWYGYGERYDPDPWFGWPRERAMYMKASSRRQRYMMRHPGDDDSDQVMMSPSTKNDAFAVTNSMARADAITMELTQQRQKQRRFEEMAQTSVSGGDADTEAVLPELRVTSQTGIWTVSDILELVKQLIEYGDRCARYQDAVTTVPAKGDIHEKPPEPLAKPVDLHNIEDLTFELFSTVIRLALALQDHGTTFEKLARAKSGQGPAQLRSAHFPHWAGRRRKKNTRR, encoded by the exons ATGGAGCGAGAGGCTGTAGCAAAAAAGCCTTCTAGGATGAAGAGCGTGCGTCAGTGGTTATCACTGCGAGTGACCCAAGAACGCACCAAGACCGAAGCACCTGCGGAGCTCCTGCCGAATCATGAACCAAGCTCGCAATTAGAAGTGGATGAAGGGGCGGCAAGAGCAACACCTCCTGAGACTGCGAGCAATAAGAATGCAGCCGCCAGTACTGAAACTGGCAAAGAAGATTGCAAGGACAGTAAGGATGACGGCGATGAGCGAGGGTTGACTACTGTTGCGCAGCTCGACAATACTGGAGCAAAGGGCGAGAGCGAGAGCGAGAGCGAGGAAAACAGACCTGAAGATGAcaaggacgacgacgatgctGTCGACAAGTCAGCACGGGACTTCTGGAAAGAAGCATGGGAGTCGGACGAGCTGGGGGAGGCGAAAAGGGCTCTTCTGCAAGGCAGGTCGGGGGTCGGCAAGTCGAAGGACCAGAAACCTTCGCGGGCCAATTCGATCGAGCTCGTCGGGCTCGTCATCGAAAATACCGAGGCGAAGATGGTTAACTACAAGGCGCGCTGGGGATCTGACAACGGTGAAACCTCTCTTAGGAATGCGAAGTCTATATTGTTCTCTGCCTTAACCTTCAAGGACTTGCTCGATAATGTCGTCAAATTTGATCCGACAGGCTATTGTTCAGCGGCATGGGCTGTCGTGTCCTTTGGTCTTACGGTAAAAGCCCGAGTATCCCAATGGATGTTGCTTCAGTTGATGCTGATAACAGCCTGCCTGCAGTTGGCCCTCCATGACAAGGAACTGGCGGACTCTACATTCAAAGCCTGCAGCTACCTGAGCCACTCGATGGCTCTGTATTCTCGAATGGAGTCAAACTACCGCGAGCGAAAAGCCAAGCAAGAGAAGCAACTCGAGGATGCCCTGGTCAGGGTATATACGGCTATTCTTGTGTATGCAGCTGAGGTGCAAGAGTCAAGCAATGGTAGAACTCGGA CCCGGGTCAAAAAGTTCATCCTCAGCTTGGCTGGACAGCCACTCCGCGATCTGGAGACGAAGATCAACGAAGAGAAATCCGCATTAGAGGATTGGCAGAACCAGGTTTCGAGAGAGC TTGCGGACGAAGCTCGTGAGGAGATTATGGAAATCAGAACAAACACGGAAGTGATATTGAAGAGAGTCGACGGTCTGGCCAAGACCGCCTCAGATACATACGCCAAAGCTACTGCTGCAGAGCTGGAACGGTTATGCGAGTGGCTGCTGAAGCGCGATGGAGGGCGCCAGGATAAGATTCGCACGAGCTTAGCAACCGAAAGAGCGTGGTGGTTGAACTCTGGAAATAACCACTGGAGGcctgggggtgatggggacaGGAAAGGCAAAAAGTACCACACGGCCAGCGACACCGCGACAGGCGAAAgtggtgacgatgacgatgaccaAGGTAGCGAGAGCGGCGATATCACGACGGATCCCGAGACCTCTGAAGACGAGGAAGCCCACGACAGAAAGACGCTCGACGTTGTATCAAAAACCAGCCTTGAACAGGATGCAGACCAAGCCGACGAGTATGGAGATTGGCTCTTCGAGAGCAGAGAATATACAGAATGGGTTAAATATCCGCAAAGTCTGTTGTGGTTGTATGGCAACT CTGGGTGTGGTAAATCGGTGCTATG CTCATCGATCATCAGAAACCTGAAAAAGACATTCGGAAATGACCCGACGAAGGCCCTTGCCTCCTGGTACTTTCGCTTTGATCATGAGGACACAAAAAGGATGCATCTCCTCCTGGCATCATTGCTCGGGCAGCTCACAATCAAGTGTAAAAAGGTCCCCGATGATGGTTTGTACGAAACACTACGTGATTATCAGGGCCAGGGACAGCTTCCGGATGACAGCATGGACCTCTTCAATCACCTTCAGCGGTTTATATCCAAAGCAGACAGGGATATcttccttgtccttgacgGCCTTGACCATGTTCTCGATCGCAGGGGCTCACGCAAGAACGATATCAAACTGCTTGACATTATCCTGAAGCTGATACAAAAAGAGTACACCAACCTTCACGTCCTCGTAGTCAGCAAGTACGAGAAAGACATAGCACAGGATTTTGAGAACAAGATCAGAGATATGCTGGTGTCAGTAGATGTTGAGCAGGGACTTGGCAAAGTTCTTGAAACATTTGTGGAGAGGAAACTAGAGGACACTCCTGTCTTGAAGGGAGAGGACTCTCTGAAGGGCGAGGTTAAGCAGCGTCTCGGGCATTACCAAAGCAGCCAAGGCAGCAACTTTCACTGGGCACGGTCTATTCTCAAACAAGTGTCAGCGTGTCACGAGCCAGCAGAGGTCACAGCGGAGTTGAGGAAATTGCCAGAAAACATTGCCGCCAGGTATCAAGATGCGCTGGAGAAAGTGGCGGCCAACAGCGTTAAAAGGCTGAAGGACATTCTCCTTTGGCTCATGAATCAAAAGCGGCCGCTCTCGCAAGCCGAGCTTGCGGCAGTGGTCAAACTTCGAAACGCAAAGGAAGTCGCAGGGATCTGTCCAAGAGTACTTGTGGAGACGGCCacggaggacgaggtggacgTCTTTCGCTTCACCCACTTCTCAGTCCAAGAGTATCTGAAAGACCCCTTCTCCCGAGCTCCCAAGGGGCAGGAAACCATCAGGTCTGGGAACATCGAGCGCCTTCTGCCGCCCCAGAAACACGACGCACaccttctcatcaccaaacgTTGCTTGGAGATCCTATCAGCCTTCCGGCCGACGAAGAcgaacaagaagaaaggcGATGCTATCGAGAACACGTCAAGTAGCGATAGTGATTCGGACCGTCTTGTTTCGTCCGCCTCCGGCCCCAACCGCCGCCGGGTCACTATCGATGCCAGCGACCACGGCTCTGACGCCTGGCGCGCACAAGACACCAGTCCAGATGATTCAGCGCCGGACCGGCGCGCCCCCATCAAAACAGCAAACAGGAAGAGCATCGATGTTCCAGCTCGGGGATACGCGGCCGAATTTTGGTTCTGCCACTACAATGAGATTCATAGCAACGAAGGTCAATTCAATGCTATTGGCAGCGACAAAGGATTTCCAGCCAGGCTCAAAGAGCTGGAGAGCGAGATTTGCTCCAAGCTTCTGCTagacaaggagaagatgCGGGCTTGGCTAGATACCTATGATCCTGACGGACGGGGAAACAAAAAGCCACCCTCTGCTGTCTACTACGCCGTCAAGCTGGAGCTCAATGGCATCCTCACACGGCTTGTCGAAGAGATCTCCAAGTTGCACACCAATCTTCCCGCTCGACGCAGGGCCCTGGACCAGCGTGGTCTAGAGGGAACCGCTCTCCAACTGGCTGCAGTTCGGGGTGAATCTGATATTATTAACCTTCTGCTCCAACAAGGCGCCGATGTGAATGCGGAGAAAGGACCCCACGGGACTGCGCTGTATGCAGCTGCAGCCGAGGGTCACCTTGAAGTGGTGAAAAGCCTATTCCAAGCAATGAAGCTGCTCCACGCCGGCACAAAGACAGGTGACCAAGCAGATGGAAATCTTGGTAGTCCACTGCACGTCGCAGCATTCCGCGGCCATGATGCGGTCGTCAAACTACTTCTTGAGCCACCTGGCGTGGCCGTGGACCATCTCGCCGACCCCTTCGGCACCGCTCTGCAGGCGGCCTGCGCATCCAGGAAGATCAGTACCATCAAGCTACTCCTGGCCAACGATGCCGACCCCAACATAGTTGCTGGCTGTTTCGGCACAGCTGCCCAGGCCGCATTTGCGCATCCTAGGGTTTCCTTGGTCAAGGGATCGGACGAGGTCCTTGAGATGTTACGATCCAAAAATGCCGAATGGCTCGAATCTCCCATGTTCTGGACCTTGGCGTACAGCAGGGTGAGGTCGTCCCTCGATCCCCGGCCGCGGTATAACAGGATGAATGTTCTGGATTTCGCCTCGACAAACTACGAGACATTGCTTAAGGCATCAGCACCCAGCTGGCTAGAAGAAGAGGCCCTTGGAGAGCATGAACTTCTCGCAAGCGTTGTCCATCAATGGACAATGCCCATGACCACCATGCCGGATGAGGCGTTTATCAATAGGCGCCTGCTCGCCAGAATTCCTTTCCAAGATCAGCTAGACGCCATCAAGCGGGTTGTTCCCCATCACGAAAATACCATGGATCATCTGCGCCATCAGGACTTCTTGAGCAAGGCCCGCTTCTGGGCTGGCATTAATTACGTCCTCGGTCGAATCCGTGAGCTGATATCGAGATGCCTTGACCGAGTCAGCCGCTtgctccgccgccgcgaGCACCGTGACAACGCCGCCCTGTCATCATTCCAATGGGCATTACCAGAGTTTGACGAACCATGGTACGGTTACGGTGAAAGGTATGATCCGGATCCATGGTTTGGATGGCCTCGTGAGCGCGCGATGTACATGAAAGCTTCCAGCCGAAGACAACGGTACATGATGAGGCACCCGGGGGATGATGACTCCGACCAAGTCATGATGAGCCCTTCGACAAAGAATGACGCCTTTGCCGTGACGAATTCAATGGCAAGGGCCGACGCAATCACCATGGAACTCACGCAACAAAGACAAAAACAGAGACGGTTCGAAGAGATGGCCCAGACGTCAGTCTCTGGCGGTGACGCCGACACAGAAGCAGTGCTCCCCGAATTACGAGTCACGTCACAGACTGGTATCTGGACAGTGAGCGATATCCTCGAACTCGTCAAGCAACTCATCGAATACGGCGACCGTTGCGCTCGCTACCAGGATGCTGTGACAACAGTGCCTGCCAAAGGGGACATCCACGAGAAACCACCTGAACCTCTAGCCAAACCAGTAGACCTGCACAACATCGAAGACCTAACCTTTGAGTTATTTTCCACCGTCATCCGGCTCGCTCTGGCGCTGCAAGACCACGGGACGACTTTCGAGAAGCTCGCCCG AGCCAAGTCAGGTCAAGGGCCGGCTCAGCTCAGATCAGCTCATTTCCCACACTGGGCTGGAAGGAGACGCAAGAAAAATACTAGGAGGTAG
- a CDS encoding hypothetical protein (COG:S; EggNog:ENOG503P5U0) encodes MTPYIYCSDDSSLDEFNGEDPVVGDSGTVEESGLKELHADPNDCDSGYVNKEKVVSEGLNDNSVEIPSVIKDGIRQGGFSYDPIDLGGPSFRLLRLLKGRDPLIPCELFTARLQDRERVISYESISYV; translated from the coding sequence ATGACCCCTTACATATACTGCAGCGATGACTCTTCACTTGACGAGTTTAATGGTGAAGAtcctgttgttggtgactcTGGGACTGTCGAAGAGTCTGGCCTCAAAGAATTGCATGCAGACCCCAATGACTGCGACAGTGGTTATGTGAACAAGGAAAAGGTGGTCAGTGAGGGCCTTAACGACAACAGCGTTGAGATACCCAGTGTTATCAAAGACGGCATTCGTCAGGGTGGTTTCTCTTACGATCCAATCGACCTCGGCGGACCAAGTTTTCGCCTCCTGCGCCTTCTGAAAGGCCGCGATCCATTAATCCCATGCGAATTGTTTACAGCACGCTTGCAAGACCGGGAGAGGGTGATATCTTATGAGTCAATCTCCTACGTCTAG
- a CDS encoding hypothetical protein (EggNog:ENOG503P96W) codes for MQFTNNLLALLTLLPLTLAAPESQLEAKFESGVSILGTAVVTTYSGDACNGSNEQVTVTNGGYRCFAVSNKRSIGYSGSGCTVTTWSGNNCRGSSFVATRAGCYSVLYGSVSIQC; via the exons atgcagttcaccaacaacctcctcgccctcctcaccctcctccctcttacCCTCGCCGCCCCCGAGAGTCAGCTCGAGGCCAAGTTCGAGTCCGGCGTCAGCATCCTCGGCACCGCCGTCGTGACCACCTACTCCGGCGACGCCTGCAACGGCAGCAACGAGCAGGTCACCGTCACCAACGGCGGCTACCGCTGCTTTGCCGTTTCCAACAAGCGGTCTATTGGCTATAGCGGCTCTGG CTGCACCGTCACGACCTGGAGCGGGAACAACTGCCGTGGCTCCAGCTTCGTCGCCACCCGCGCGGGCTGCTACAGTGTCTTGTATGGCTCTGTTTCTATCCAGTGCTAA